A window from Triticum aestivum cultivar Chinese Spring chromosome 6D, IWGSC CS RefSeq v2.1, whole genome shotgun sequence encodes these proteins:
- the LOC123143029 gene encoding uncharacterized protein, protein MEGDLPQPPSKVLDDDELLAAEALLRVGFPAMPVCADIMEGETPPATAAAVSKVLDDDNLLAEILIRVGLPTTLVRAAAVCRRWLHHASDRKFLRRFRELHPPRLLGLHVIEQGRFAWPTAERFVPMLPLPPELDAVVRRVSSSLGSYRRDDVRSTRVIGCRNGSLLIEHHMIEGSSRLGVHRLLFPEKGMTFVPARPRPKIHSSVHAYQEEILTKEGEGGLSYLYMLVPYTREREDEVQVYMLKDGVWCMHGNLTVDGKLKLSRPDEGPVLVDNKIYIAVDRSEITVLDLTSLSFSEIQLPQGVDRGGIGERSTSLARADAAGVYLMHVKELQIRLWLHKEGDWLLVDTICLREMLASLRMLGSNASLRIKSVGDNAEFVFLEMGRCALHLDVKCRTLRKVYEVTEEGAYLGDIYPVMMIWPPAFPALKDDPARDAM, encoded by the exons ATGGAGGGCGATCTGCCGCAGCCGCCATCCAAGGTGCTCGACGACGACGAATTACTCGCCGCCGAGGCCCTCCTCCGCGTGGGCTTCCCCGCCATGCCCGTCTGCGCCGACATAATGGAGGGCGAGAcaccgccggcgacggcggcggcggtatcCAAGGTGCTCGACGACGACAACCTCCTCGCCGAGATCCTCATCCGCGTCGGCCTCCCCACCACgctcgtccgcgccgccgccgtctgcaGGCGCTGGCTCCACCACGCATCCGACCGCAAGTTCCTCCGCCGTTTCCGTGAGCTCCACCCTCCCCGCCTCCTCGGCCTCCACGTCATTGAGCAGGGCAGGTTTGCGTGGCCGACCGCCGAGCGCTTTGTGCCgatgctgcctctgcctccggagctcGACGCGGTGGTCCGCCGCGTAAGCTCCAGCCTGGGTAGCTACCGGAGGGACGACGTAAGATCGACCCGCGTCATTGGCTGCCGGAACGGCAGTCTACTCATCGAGCACCACATGATCGAAGGCAGTTCTAGACTTGGCGTGCACAGGCTGCTATTCCCTGAGAAAGGCATGACCTTTGTTCCAGCACGCCCACGCCCCAAAATCCACAGTTCCGTTCACGCATACCAGGAAGAAATCCTcaccaaagaaggagaaggcggctTGTCTTACTTGTACATGTTGGTGCCGTATACCAGGGAGAGGGAAGATGAGGTACAAGTATATATGTTGAAGGATGGTGTCTGGTGCATGCATGGTAATTTGACCGTAGATGGCAAGCTCAAACTTAGTCGGCCGGATGAAGGACCCGTGCTTGTCGACAATAAGATCTATATTGCAGTTGACCGGAGCGAAATTACTGTCTTGGATTTGACGTCCTTGAGTTTCTCCGAAATTCAGCTCCCACAAGGGGTGGATCGTGGCGGCATTGGCGAGCGAAGTACCAGCTTGGCACGTGCTGATGCCGCTGGTGTATACCTTATGCATGTCAAGGAGCTTCAAATTCGCCTATGGCTCCACAAGGAAGGCGACTGGTTGCTAGTGGACACCATTTGTTTGCGTGAGATGTTAGCTAGTCTGCGTATGCTAGGTTCCAATGCTTCTCTCCGAATAAAAAGTGTGGGGGACAATGCTGAGTTTGTGTTTTTGGAGATGGGTCGATGCGCCCTCCACTTGGATGTCAAGTGCAGGACACTGCGTAAAGTCTATGAGGTGACAGAAGAGGGTGCATATTTGGGCGATATCTATCCTGTTATGATGATCTGGCCTCCAGCATTTCCTGCACTCAAGGATGATCCGGCAAG AGATGCCATGTGA